The following are from one region of the Mycetohabitans rhizoxinica HKI 454 genome:
- a CDS encoding exonuclease — translation MDEIYVSTDIEADGPIPGPHSMLSFASAAYTGDKQLIATFSANLDTLPGASPHPVQHAWWKTQPDAWAACRTDTRAPEEALPAYVDWVEALPGKPVFVAYPAGFDFTFMFWYMMRFAGRCPFSWSALDIKTLAFAMTGLPYRKTIKPKLPKHWFDAHPHTHVALDDAIEQGALFCNMLSELRVRQAAHVQWLARATNDGPAETTPLDPTAGPAKSETEPGQQGGGR, via the coding sequence ATGGACGAAATTTACGTTAGCACCGATATCGAGGCGGACGGCCCGATTCCCGGCCCGCATTCAATGCTGAGCTTCGCATCCGCGGCCTATACCGGGGACAAACAGCTGATTGCAACGTTTTCCGCCAACTTGGACACGCTGCCCGGCGCGTCCCCGCATCCGGTTCAGCACGCGTGGTGGAAAACGCAACCCGACGCTTGGGCAGCATGCCGTACGGATACGCGCGCGCCCGAAGAAGCACTGCCCGCCTATGTCGACTGGGTTGAGGCTTTACCCGGCAAACCTGTCTTCGTGGCTTATCCGGCCGGCTTCGACTTCACGTTTATGTTCTGGTACATGATGCGCTTTGCTGGCCGCTGCCCGTTCTCCTGGTCGGCGCTGGACATCAAGACGCTAGCGTTTGCGATGACCGGGCTGCCTTACCGGAAGACGATCAAGCCGAAGCTACCGAAGCACTGGTTCGACGCCCATCCGCACACACATGTCGCGCTCGACGATGCGATCGAACAGGGAGCGTTGTTTTGCAACATGCTTTCGGAGTTGCGCGTGCGCCAGGCGGCACATGTGCAATGGCTGGCGAGGGCAACGAACGACGGACCCGCAGAAACGACGCCTCTCGACCCGACAGCAGGCCCCGCGAAGTCCGAAACGGAACCCGGACAACAGGGCGGCGGCCGTTGA
- a CDS encoding glycosyltransferase family 4 protein: MRVVLVANTLWSIVIFRPGLLRTLVRMGVDVVVMAPVDDTLPRALELNVRVIPLELSAKGTNPMRDLALVRTLVTRYRALKPDLVFHYTIKPNIYGSIAAKLAGVPCIAVTTGLGYAFVNTNLVARVAKALYRFAFRFPREVWFLNGDDWQDFVAQRLVDPAKTQVLPGEGIDLAHFAPRAAGVSDGHVRFLLIARMLWDKGVGEYVEAARLVRAVYPQAVFQLLGATDVANPSAISAEQMRTWVAEGVIEYLGTTQDVRDIIARADCVVLPSYREGVPRTLLEGAAMAKPLVATRAIGCREVVVDGENGLLCAPKDAADLARKLQHIIEMGPDARATMGARGRRMVEQRYDERIVIERYLAAMRRVGLRITDMPAA, translated from the coding sequence ATGCGCGTCGTGCTGGTGGCTAATACGCTGTGGTCCATTGTCATCTTTCGTCCAGGACTGCTGCGCACGCTGGTCAGAATGGGGGTTGATGTCGTCGTGATGGCGCCCGTTGACGATACGTTGCCGCGCGCACTCGAGTTAAACGTGCGGGTCATCCCGCTGGAGCTGTCTGCGAAAGGCACCAACCCGATGCGCGATCTCGCGTTGGTGCGCACGCTCGTGACGCGCTACCGTGCGCTGAAACCTGACCTGGTGTTCCACTACACCATCAAGCCGAACATCTATGGCTCGATCGCGGCCAAGTTGGCTGGTGTGCCGTGTATCGCTGTGACTACCGGACTGGGCTACGCGTTCGTCAATACCAATCTCGTCGCGCGCGTGGCCAAGGCACTGTACCGCTTCGCTTTTCGTTTCCCGCGCGAGGTGTGGTTCCTCAACGGCGACGACTGGCAGGACTTCGTCGCGCAGCGACTGGTTGATCCGGCCAAGACGCAGGTGTTGCCCGGCGAGGGCATCGACCTCGCCCATTTCGCGCCGCGTGCAGCGGGCGTGTCCGACGGCCACGTGCGCTTTCTGCTGATTGCCCGCATGCTGTGGGATAAGGGAGTTGGCGAATACGTTGAGGCCGCCCGCCTTGTCCGTGCGGTGTATCCGCAGGCGGTGTTCCAATTGCTCGGCGCGACCGACGTTGCCAATCCAAGTGCGATCAGTGCCGAGCAGATGCGCACGTGGGTCGCCGAAGGCGTGATCGAGTACCTCGGCACGACGCAAGACGTGCGCGATATCATCGCGCGCGCTGACTGCGTCGTGCTGCCGTCCTATCGCGAAGGCGTGCCTCGTACACTGCTGGAGGGCGCGGCGATGGCCAAGCCGCTAGTGGCGACGAGAGCGATCGGGTGCCGGGAAGTGGTGGTCGACGGCGAAAACGGACTGTTGTGCGCGCCCAAGGATGCCGCCGACCTGGCGCGCAAGCTCCAGCACATCATTGAAATGGGGCCCGACGCGCGCGCGACCATGGGCGCACGCGGGCGACGAATGGTCGAGCAGCGCTACGACGAACGGATCGTTATTGAGCGCTATCTAGCGGCGATGCGACGGGTTGGATTGAGGATCACCGACATGCCAGCAGCGTGA
- a CDS encoding Lrp/AsnC family transcriptional regulator, protein MALDAFSQKILRLLQLDARRSVQEISDQVGLSSTPCWRRIKEMEQSGVIQRYTALLDREKLGLHVCALAHIHLTRHTEGGVEQFEREIATCPEITECYSTTGEADYILKIVAADIKAYDAFLHERILTIPAVAQVHTSVVLREIKFDTQLPL, encoded by the coding sequence TTGGCACTCGATGCGTTTTCTCAAAAGATATTGCGCCTGCTGCAGCTCGATGCGCGCCGCTCGGTACAAGAGATTTCCGATCAAGTCGGTTTATCCAGTACGCCGTGCTGGCGAAGGATCAAGGAAATGGAGCAGTCGGGGGTGATCCAGCGCTACACTGCGTTGCTCGACCGGGAAAAGCTTGGATTACATGTGTGCGCGCTCGCCCATATCCATTTGACGCGCCATACTGAGGGCGGCGTGGAGCAATTCGAGCGGGAAATCGCGACCTGCCCGGAAATCACCGAATGCTATAGCACCACGGGCGAGGCCGATTACATCTTAAAAATCGTTGCAGCCGATATCAAAGCTTACGATGCGTTCTTGCACGAGCGCATTTTGACGATTCCAGCCGTCGCGCAAGTCCACACCAGCGTCGTACTGCGGGAAATCAAGTTCGACACGCAATTGCCGCTTTGA
- a CDS encoding cation diffusion facilitator family transporter has protein sequence MTALLPERQVVAQKSTVVSVVLNTVLMVTQIVVGVLAHSQALIADGVHSLADLVSDFVVLIANRHSGAHPDADHNYGHSRYETVASLFLGSLLIVVGVGMMWRGAQRITDLDGIPPVHVSALVVAVAVLFSKELLFRYMLREAQRVRSAMLVANAWHARSDAASSLVVAVGIVGSLAGWRWLDPIAVAVVGFMIVRMGWIFGWDALQDLSDRALDEQTTRRIREMLLSTPGVQGVHELRTRKMGDAALVDAHILVEPRITVSEGHYIAETARLRVLKEPHVLDALIHVDPENDDERTVWEALPPRDRLRKNLEHELSPRGVQIVSFDIHYLRHGVELDLLLAPGSGAQAGGDRDLTQALDLDAVARRLGVCQIRLRQMVGSAAVHATV, from the coding sequence ATGACCGCCCTGTTGCCCGAGCGCCAAGTCGTCGCGCAGAAATCCACAGTTGTGAGCGTCGTACTCAATACGGTACTGATGGTGACGCAGATCGTGGTCGGCGTGCTGGCCCATTCGCAAGCGTTGATTGCCGATGGGGTGCATTCGCTGGCCGACCTCGTGTCCGACTTCGTCGTGCTGATTGCCAATCGGCACAGCGGGGCCCACCCGGACGCCGATCACAACTACGGTCATAGCCGCTACGAAACCGTTGCTTCGCTTTTTTTGGGCAGCCTGCTGATCGTCGTGGGCGTCGGCATGATGTGGCGCGGCGCGCAGCGCATCACCGATCTCGATGGAATCCCGCCCGTGCATGTGTCTGCGCTCGTCGTCGCCGTGGCGGTGTTGTTTTCCAAGGAATTACTGTTCCGCTACATGTTGCGCGAGGCGCAGCGGGTGCGTTCGGCGATGCTGGTGGCCAATGCATGGCATGCCCGATCCGATGCCGCGTCCTCGCTCGTGGTTGCGGTCGGTATCGTCGGCAGTCTGGCGGGCTGGCGGTGGCTGGACCCGATCGCGGTCGCCGTCGTCGGCTTCATGATTGTCCGGATGGGCTGGATTTTTGGCTGGGATGCGCTCCAGGACTTATCGGACCGGGCTTTGGACGAGCAGACGACACGTCGGATCCGCGAAATGCTGCTATCGACGCCTGGCGTACAAGGGGTGCATGAACTGAGAACGCGCAAGATGGGTGATGCGGCATTAGTCGATGCCCATATTCTCGTGGAACCTCGAATCACCGTTTCTGAGGGGCACTATATCGCGGAGACAGCCCGTCTGCGTGTACTGAAGGAGCCGCACGTGCTTGATGCGTTGATCCACGTCGATCCGGAGAACGACGACGAGCGCACCGTGTGGGAAGCGTTGCCGCCGCGCGATCGGCTGCGCAAGAATCTGGAGCATGAACTCTCCCCTCGCGGCGTGCAGATCGTGTCGTTCGACATCCATTATCTGCGGCACGGCGTCGAACTCGACTTGCTGCTCGCACCGGGCAGCGGCGCGCAAGCCGGCGGCGATCGTGACTTAACTCAGGCGCTCGATCTCGATGCCGTCGCCCGGCGTCTTGGTGTGTGCCAAATCCGGCTGCGGCAGATGGTCGGTTCGGCAGCGGTGCATGCGACGGTCTGA
- a CDS encoding H-NS family nucleoid-associated regulatory protein — MSSYKELLAQREKLEKQIEEAKAKEFAEVVNDIKQKMADYGITLADLGFGRGKLAKAGRPRAGVAPKYRDPASGSTWSGRGKPPKWIAGKNRDQYLIQQ, encoded by the coding sequence ATGTCATCGTACAAAGAGCTTCTTGCACAGCGTGAAAAGCTGGAAAAGCAAATCGAAGAGGCAAAGGCCAAAGAGTTTGCTGAAGTTGTTAACGACATCAAACAAAAGATGGCCGATTATGGTATTACTCTGGCTGATCTCGGTTTTGGCCGGGGCAAGCTGGCGAAGGCGGGACGGCCTCGTGCAGGTGTCGCGCCGAAATATCGCGATCCTGCCAGTGGCAGCACGTGGTCGGGTCGTGGCAAACCGCCGAAGTGGATTGCTGGAAAGAATCGGGATCAGTATTTGATTCAGCAATAA
- a CDS encoding HugZ family protein has translation MNIPVTAPIQLLHAQSVGMLATHARQPAGFPFPTVLPYAPDAHHCPVVLVSRLAEHTRNLVADSRAGFLVYDPALDVSNTERVTIVGRFEPTDEAGGTLARRYLRYHPEAERYLALGDFVFYLLRPQRIRYIGGFGAMGWLDAAQWDGFPALAEHEEQALIDALTPGDAAARGFRLLGVDRFGADWVQHGRRARVALNEPQNDLETLHAALAAELRRLG, from the coding sequence TTGAACATCCCTGTAACCGCTCCGATTCAGCTGCTGCACGCCCAATCGGTGGGAATGTTGGCGACGCATGCCCGCCAACCAGCAGGTTTTCCCTTTCCGACGGTCTTGCCCTACGCGCCGGATGCACACCATTGTCCGGTTGTCCTAGTCAGTCGTCTGGCCGAGCATACGCGCAATCTTGTCGCGGATTCGCGCGCGGGTTTTCTCGTCTACGATCCCGCGCTCGACGTGTCGAATACCGAACGGGTTACGATAGTCGGACGGTTTGAGCCGACCGATGAGGCAGGGGGGACGCTAGCGCGTCGGTATTTGCGCTATCACCCGGAGGCTGAGCGATATCTAGCGCTGGGCGACTTTGTGTTTTACCTGCTCAGGCCGCAGCGCATCCGCTACATCGGCGGATTTGGCGCAATGGGATGGCTGGACGCCGCGCAATGGGATGGCTTTCCTGCGCTTGCGGAGCACGAAGAGCAGGCGTTGATTGACGCGTTGACGCCGGGCGACGCGGCGGCACGCGGTTTCCGCCTGCTTGGAGTCGATCGCTTCGGCGCGGATTGGGTGCAGCACGGCCGCCGCGCACGCGTGGCGCTGAACGAGCCGCAAAACGATCTGGAGACGTTGCACGCGGCGCTCGCCGCCGAGTTGCGTCGTCTCGGCTGA